A region from the Kryptolebias marmoratus isolate JLee-2015 linkage group LG9, ASM164957v2, whole genome shotgun sequence genome encodes:
- the elp1 gene encoding elongator complex protein 1 isoform X1 produces the protein MRNLKLLKSLGSSELQGLGSPQRFCVRADSGSLLVASQFSITEFEPRTGQVVCEASLTADGFLPEDGSGVVVGLQDLAELQSACLATAGGDVVLFNLNTNQLECVGSVDSGLTSMSWSPDEELVVLTTGQETIIMMTKDFEPITEVGIHQDDFGEGKFITVGWGKKETQFHGSEGKQAAQRKTQQVQPAVAWDDRRPRVTWRGDGQLFAISAICPQTGARKVRVWNREGVLQTTSEPINGLEQALCWKPSGNLITSTQRHPNKHSVVFMEKNGLLHGDFTLPLSRDQAKVKELLWNNDSTVLTVWLEDLTAGEDGHVNTYIQLWTVGNYHWYLKQSLDFGRDPQKAPVHVCWDPERPLRLHVVTYNWTCFAYDWGWTTERSPGVDGSDHAGVAVIDGDKVLVTTFRQSVVPPPMCSFELQLKSPVNQVTFLHRPKGTNQIAAFTVDGQISVFSQDSGQAEVTTDGFKTVSRPLVLQKTFRFPVPQDEPLALRQLLWLQDELFLAVSSGLLPTSSTLLILHADQDAGDTLAVRSRVEVDGVVVSVVHSSQTGTVAFQLEDGQIRKLLWDCPEPSAEDWCDSSGCRISFPVPCVQTALCSISGAEYLLGLTDRSHLYAGDTELASNVCSFAVCDDFLLISTHSHTCRCLQLSTLTVKGLQAALASDGGQNDETLRRVERGSRIVTVVPQDTRVVLQMPRGNLETVHHRALVLAQLRKWLDELRFREAFECMRKLRINLNLIYDHNPKVFLENIETFITQLNSINSINLFLTELREEDTSCSMYPRPDSGPAQTQPTQKKVDVVCDALRSAMESMDPNKFCLSVLTAHVKKTVPELEIALQKVHELREDPPEAPGSVSAEEALKYLLFLVNVNDLYEHSLGTYDFDLVLMVAEKSQKDPKEYLPFLNMLKSLEPNYQRYTIDKHLKRYRKALVHLTKCGEEHFPEVLSLVKEQKLYSEALRLYAADSPQFKFLSCGYAEHLMEQQQAEQAGLLLWRCGEPVRALQAFTISSSWRNTICVAQQIPLPPDQLALLARDLAEKLTEQRRYSEAALLLDQYAKDCEEAILALITGAVWEEALRLIYMHNRQDITETNLKPALLEAVNSQMGFLEAQVATFARHRNRLAVVREQKEKARLDMLDEDGPDCPDAELYSEASSMMTASKYSQSNSRISSRSSKNRRKAERKKLSLKEGSPMEDRALMHALGEILTTVDKMREEIHSLLKALVLFQFDKQAEKLQLAYEETLQAVEAAVPEVWPEGPQSHHAPVTGPNSTANSIMASFQQQQRPAASQQDAETPAAPKMRNGVKWKLSILKSARVVTLLLHSRGSNSINPVNVCL, from the exons ATGAGGAatctgaagctgctgaagagcTTAGGGAGCTCGGAGCTGCAGGGTCTCGGCTCCCCGCAGCGTTTCTGTGTTCGGGCTGACTCTGGCTCTCTGCTGGTCGCCTCGCAGTTCTCCATCACAGAGTTTGAGCCTCGCACTGGCCAG GTTGTGTGCGAAGCCTCGCTGACAGCAGACGGGTTCCTCCCCGAGGACGGCAGCGGGGTGGTGGTCGGACTGCAGGACCTGGCTGAGCTGCAGTCTGCTTGTTTGGCCACAGCAGGTGGAGACGTTGTTCTCTTCAACCTCAACACCAACCAG TTGGAATGTGTTGGCAGCGTTGACAGCGGTCTTACCTCAATGAGCTGGAGTCCTGATGAAGAGCTTGTGGTTCTGACGACCG GTCAGGAAACAATCATAATGATGACCAAAGACTTTGAACCGATCACGGAGGTGGGAATTCACCAGGACGATTTTGGTGAAG GGAAGTTCATCACAGTGGGCTGGGGGAAAAAGGAGACTCAGTTTCATGGCTCAGAGGGGAAGCAGGCAGCACAGAGGAAGACTCAG CAGGTGCAGCCAGCTGTGGCCTGGGACGACCGCAGGCCGCGGGTCACGTGGCGAGGAGACGGCCAGCTGTTCGCCATCAGCGCCATCTGTCCTCAGACCGGAGCCAGGAAAGTCCGGGTCTGGAACAGAGAGGGGGTCCTGCAGACCACGAGCGAGCCAATCAACGGCCTGGAGCAGGCTCTCTGTTGGAA ACCTTCAGGCAACCTGATCACGAGCACTCAGCGTCATCCCAACAAACACAGTGTCGTGTTCATGGAGAAGAACGGACTGCTGCACGGAGACTTCACTCTGCCACTCAGTAGAGACCAAGCTAAG GTGAAGGAGCTGCTGTGGAACAATGACTCCACGGTTTTAACCGTTTGGTTGGAGGACTTGACGGCTGGAGAGGACGGACATGTCAACACTTACA TCCAGCTGTGGACAGTGGGAAACTACCACTGGTACCTGAAACAAAGTCTGGACTTTGGTCGAGACCCTCAGAAAGCTCCGGTCCATGTCTGCTGGGACCCAGAGCGCCCCCTACGGCTCCACGTGGTGACCTACAACTGGACCTGCTTCGCCTACGACTGGGGCTGGACGACTGAGCGAAGCCCCGGGGTGGACGGTTCTGACCACGCCGGCGTGGCTGTGATCGACGGAG ACAAAGTCCTGGTGACAACCTTCAGGCAGAGTGTGGTTCCTCCTCCCATGTGTTCGTTTGAGCTGCAGTTGAAGTCGCCTGTCAATCAGGTGACTTTTCTGCATCGGCCGAAGGGAACCAATCAGATTGCAGCATTCACCGTCGATGGACAAATTTCAGTCTTCAGCcaag ATTCAGGACAGGCTGAAGTAACAACAGATGGATTTAAGACAGTGTCCCGACCTCTTGTCCTCCAGAAAACCTTCag GTTTCCTGTCCCTCAGGACGAGCCTCTGGCTCTGCGGCAGCTGCTGTGGCTGCAGGATGAGCTGTTTTTAGCCGTCAGTTCTGGTCTGCTGCCGACTTCCTCCACTCTGCTGATTCTTCACGCAGATCAGGATGCTGGAGACACTCTGGCAGTCAG gTCTCGAGTGGAAGTAGACGGTGTTGTGGTCAGTGTGGTTCACAGCTCCCAGACTGGAACTGTGGCTTTCCAACTGGAGGACGGACAGATAAGGAAGCTGCTCTGGG ATTGTCCTGAGCCGTCAGCAGAGGACTGGTGTGACTCCAGCGGCTGCAGGATCAGCTTCCCTGTTCCCTGCGTCCAGACGGCGCTCTGCAGCATCAGTGGAGCG GAATACCTGCTTGGCCTCACGGACAGATCCCACCTGTATGCTGGAGACACAGAG CTTGCTTCCAACGTTTGTTCCTTTGCCGTTTGTGACGACTTCCTCCTGATCagcacacactctcacacctGCCGCTGCCTGCAGCTGAGCACGCTCACAGTCAAAG GGCTGCAGGCAGCTCTGGCCTCTGATGGAGGTCAGAATGATGAGACACTTCGGCGAGTGGAGCGAGGATCCAGGATCGTCACCGTGGTGCCTCAGGACACcagagtggttctgcag ATGCCTCGGGGAAATCTGGAGACCGTCCACCACAGAGCGCTGGTGTTGGCTCAGCTCAGGAAGTGGTTGGATGA GCTGAGGTTCAGAGAGGCCTTTGAATGTATGAGGAAGCTGAGGATCAACCTGAACCTCATTTATGATCACAACCCAAAG gttttcctgGAAAACATTGAGACCTTCATCACACAACTCAACTCCATCAACTCCATTAACCTCTTCCTCACTGAGCTCAG AGAGGAGGACACGAGCTGCAGCATGTACCCCCGTCCCGACAGCGGCCCGGCCCAGACCCAACCCACCCAGAAGAAGGTCGATGTCGTTTGTGATGCTTTACGGAGCGCCATGGAGTCAATGGATCCGAACAA GTTCTGTCTGTCCGTCCTGACTGCTCACGTGAAGAAGACGGTTCCGGAGCTGGAGATCGCGCTGCAGAAGGTTCACGAGCTCCGAG agGATCCTCCTGAAGCTCCCGGCTCTGTGAGCGCTGAAGAGGCGTTAAAgtacctcctcttcctcgttaATGTCAACGATCTGTACGAGCACTCCCTTGGAACGTATGACTTCGACCTCGTCCTCATGGTGGCTGAAAAATCCCAGAAG GACCCCAAAGAGTACCTTCCTTTCTTAAACATGCTGAAGAGCCTGGAGCCGAACTACCAACGCTACACCATCGACAAACACCTGAAACGCTACAGGAAGGCCTTGGTCCACCTCACCAAGTGCG GAGAGGAGCATTTCCCTGAAGTGCTGTCTCTGGTGAAGGAGCAGAAACTCTACAGCGAAGCTCTGAGGTTGTACGCCGCAGACAGTCCTCAGTTCAAG TTTCTGAGCTGTGGATACGCCGAACACCTGATGGAGCAGCAACAGGCAGAGCAAGCCGGCTTGTTGCTATGGCGATGTGGCGAGCCTGTCAGAGCCCTGCAGGCGTTCACGATCAGCTCCAGCTGGAGGAACACCATCTGTGTGGCTCAGCAGATCCCGCTGCCGCCCGACCAGCTGGCTCTGCTGGCCAGAGACCTGGCag AGAAGCTGACTGAGCAGAGGCGGTACTcagaagctgctctgctgttGGATCAGTACGCCAAG GACTGCGAGGAGGCCATCTTGGCTCTGATCACGGGTGCAGTCTGGGAGGAGGCGCTCAGACTG ATTTACATGCACAACAGACAGGATATAACTGAGACCAACCTGAAACCGGCGCTGTTAGAAG CTGTAAACTCTCAGATGGGCTTTCTGGAGGCTCAGGTGGCGACGTTCGCTCGGCACAGGAACCGTTTGGCTGTGGTCCGGGAGCAGAAGGAAAAGGCCAGGCTGGACATGCTTG ATGAAGACGGTCCAGACTGTCCCGATGCTGAGCTTTACTCCGAGGCCAGCAGCATGATGACCGCTTCCAAATACTCCCAGAGTAACTCCCGCATCTCCTC GAGGTCGTCAAAGAACCGCCGgaaagcagagagaaagaagCTGAGCCTGAAGGAAGGAAGCCCGATGGAGGACAGAGCCCTGATGCACGCGCTCGGGGAAATCCTCACCACTGTGGACAAAATGAGAG AGGAGATCCACAGCCTCCTGAAGGCCCTGGTTCTGTTCCAGTTTGACAAACAGGCCGAGAAGCTGCAGCTGGCCTACGAGGAAACTCTGCAGGCGGTGGAGGCAGCTGTTCCCGAGGTGTGGCCCGAAGGCCCGCAGAGCCACCACGCTCCG GTCACCGGGCCGAACTCGACTGCAAACAGCATCATGGCTTcgttccagcagcagcagagacctGCAGCTTCACAGCAGG ACGCTGAGACTCCAGCAGCACCAAAGATGAGAAACGGTGTCAAGTGGAAGCTCAGTATTCTGAA ATCAGCTCGTGTTGTGACTCTGCTGCTCCACAGCAGAGGATCAAACAGCATTAATCCAGTGAACGTTTGCCTCTGA
- the elp1 gene encoding elongator complex protein 1 isoform X2, which translates to MRNLKLLKSLGSSELQGLGSPQRFCVRADSGSLLVASQFSITEFEPRTGQVVCEASLTADGFLPEDGSGVVVGLQDLAELQSACLATAGGDVVLFNLNTNQLECVGSVDSGLTSMSWSPDEELVVLTTGQETIIMMTKDFEPITEVGIHQDDFGEGKFITVGWGKKETQFHGSEGKQAAQRKTQVQPAVAWDDRRPRVTWRGDGQLFAISAICPQTGARKVRVWNREGVLQTTSEPINGLEQALCWKPSGNLITSTQRHPNKHSVVFMEKNGLLHGDFTLPLSRDQAKVKELLWNNDSTVLTVWLEDLTAGEDGHVNTYIQLWTVGNYHWYLKQSLDFGRDPQKAPVHVCWDPERPLRLHVVTYNWTCFAYDWGWTTERSPGVDGSDHAGVAVIDGDKVLVTTFRQSVVPPPMCSFELQLKSPVNQVTFLHRPKGTNQIAAFTVDGQISVFSQDSGQAEVTTDGFKTVSRPLVLQKTFRFPVPQDEPLALRQLLWLQDELFLAVSSGLLPTSSTLLILHADQDAGDTLAVRSRVEVDGVVVSVVHSSQTGTVAFQLEDGQIRKLLWDCPEPSAEDWCDSSGCRISFPVPCVQTALCSISGAEYLLGLTDRSHLYAGDTELASNVCSFAVCDDFLLISTHSHTCRCLQLSTLTVKGLQAALASDGGQNDETLRRVERGSRIVTVVPQDTRVVLQMPRGNLETVHHRALVLAQLRKWLDELRFREAFECMRKLRINLNLIYDHNPKVFLENIETFITQLNSINSINLFLTELREEDTSCSMYPRPDSGPAQTQPTQKKVDVVCDALRSAMESMDPNKFCLSVLTAHVKKTVPELEIALQKVHELREDPPEAPGSVSAEEALKYLLFLVNVNDLYEHSLGTYDFDLVLMVAEKSQKDPKEYLPFLNMLKSLEPNYQRYTIDKHLKRYRKALVHLTKCGEEHFPEVLSLVKEQKLYSEALRLYAADSPQFKFLSCGYAEHLMEQQQAEQAGLLLWRCGEPVRALQAFTISSSWRNTICVAQQIPLPPDQLALLARDLAEKLTEQRRYSEAALLLDQYAKDCEEAILALITGAVWEEALRLIYMHNRQDITETNLKPALLEAVNSQMGFLEAQVATFARHRNRLAVVREQKEKARLDMLDEDGPDCPDAELYSEASSMMTASKYSQSNSRISSRSSKNRRKAERKKLSLKEGSPMEDRALMHALGEILTTVDKMREEIHSLLKALVLFQFDKQAEKLQLAYEETLQAVEAAVPEVWPEGPQSHHAPVTGPNSTANSIMASFQQQQRPAASQQDAETPAAPKMRNGVKWKLSILKSARVVTLLLHSRGSNSINPVNVCL; encoded by the exons ATGAGGAatctgaagctgctgaagagcTTAGGGAGCTCGGAGCTGCAGGGTCTCGGCTCCCCGCAGCGTTTCTGTGTTCGGGCTGACTCTGGCTCTCTGCTGGTCGCCTCGCAGTTCTCCATCACAGAGTTTGAGCCTCGCACTGGCCAG GTTGTGTGCGAAGCCTCGCTGACAGCAGACGGGTTCCTCCCCGAGGACGGCAGCGGGGTGGTGGTCGGACTGCAGGACCTGGCTGAGCTGCAGTCTGCTTGTTTGGCCACAGCAGGTGGAGACGTTGTTCTCTTCAACCTCAACACCAACCAG TTGGAATGTGTTGGCAGCGTTGACAGCGGTCTTACCTCAATGAGCTGGAGTCCTGATGAAGAGCTTGTGGTTCTGACGACCG GTCAGGAAACAATCATAATGATGACCAAAGACTTTGAACCGATCACGGAGGTGGGAATTCACCAGGACGATTTTGGTGAAG GGAAGTTCATCACAGTGGGCTGGGGGAAAAAGGAGACTCAGTTTCATGGCTCAGAGGGGAAGCAGGCAGCACAGAGGAAGACTCAG GTGCAGCCAGCTGTGGCCTGGGACGACCGCAGGCCGCGGGTCACGTGGCGAGGAGACGGCCAGCTGTTCGCCATCAGCGCCATCTGTCCTCAGACCGGAGCCAGGAAAGTCCGGGTCTGGAACAGAGAGGGGGTCCTGCAGACCACGAGCGAGCCAATCAACGGCCTGGAGCAGGCTCTCTGTTGGAA ACCTTCAGGCAACCTGATCACGAGCACTCAGCGTCATCCCAACAAACACAGTGTCGTGTTCATGGAGAAGAACGGACTGCTGCACGGAGACTTCACTCTGCCACTCAGTAGAGACCAAGCTAAG GTGAAGGAGCTGCTGTGGAACAATGACTCCACGGTTTTAACCGTTTGGTTGGAGGACTTGACGGCTGGAGAGGACGGACATGTCAACACTTACA TCCAGCTGTGGACAGTGGGAAACTACCACTGGTACCTGAAACAAAGTCTGGACTTTGGTCGAGACCCTCAGAAAGCTCCGGTCCATGTCTGCTGGGACCCAGAGCGCCCCCTACGGCTCCACGTGGTGACCTACAACTGGACCTGCTTCGCCTACGACTGGGGCTGGACGACTGAGCGAAGCCCCGGGGTGGACGGTTCTGACCACGCCGGCGTGGCTGTGATCGACGGAG ACAAAGTCCTGGTGACAACCTTCAGGCAGAGTGTGGTTCCTCCTCCCATGTGTTCGTTTGAGCTGCAGTTGAAGTCGCCTGTCAATCAGGTGACTTTTCTGCATCGGCCGAAGGGAACCAATCAGATTGCAGCATTCACCGTCGATGGACAAATTTCAGTCTTCAGCcaag ATTCAGGACAGGCTGAAGTAACAACAGATGGATTTAAGACAGTGTCCCGACCTCTTGTCCTCCAGAAAACCTTCag GTTTCCTGTCCCTCAGGACGAGCCTCTGGCTCTGCGGCAGCTGCTGTGGCTGCAGGATGAGCTGTTTTTAGCCGTCAGTTCTGGTCTGCTGCCGACTTCCTCCACTCTGCTGATTCTTCACGCAGATCAGGATGCTGGAGACACTCTGGCAGTCAG gTCTCGAGTGGAAGTAGACGGTGTTGTGGTCAGTGTGGTTCACAGCTCCCAGACTGGAACTGTGGCTTTCCAACTGGAGGACGGACAGATAAGGAAGCTGCTCTGGG ATTGTCCTGAGCCGTCAGCAGAGGACTGGTGTGACTCCAGCGGCTGCAGGATCAGCTTCCCTGTTCCCTGCGTCCAGACGGCGCTCTGCAGCATCAGTGGAGCG GAATACCTGCTTGGCCTCACGGACAGATCCCACCTGTATGCTGGAGACACAGAG CTTGCTTCCAACGTTTGTTCCTTTGCCGTTTGTGACGACTTCCTCCTGATCagcacacactctcacacctGCCGCTGCCTGCAGCTGAGCACGCTCACAGTCAAAG GGCTGCAGGCAGCTCTGGCCTCTGATGGAGGTCAGAATGATGAGACACTTCGGCGAGTGGAGCGAGGATCCAGGATCGTCACCGTGGTGCCTCAGGACACcagagtggttctgcag ATGCCTCGGGGAAATCTGGAGACCGTCCACCACAGAGCGCTGGTGTTGGCTCAGCTCAGGAAGTGGTTGGATGA GCTGAGGTTCAGAGAGGCCTTTGAATGTATGAGGAAGCTGAGGATCAACCTGAACCTCATTTATGATCACAACCCAAAG gttttcctgGAAAACATTGAGACCTTCATCACACAACTCAACTCCATCAACTCCATTAACCTCTTCCTCACTGAGCTCAG AGAGGAGGACACGAGCTGCAGCATGTACCCCCGTCCCGACAGCGGCCCGGCCCAGACCCAACCCACCCAGAAGAAGGTCGATGTCGTTTGTGATGCTTTACGGAGCGCCATGGAGTCAATGGATCCGAACAA GTTCTGTCTGTCCGTCCTGACTGCTCACGTGAAGAAGACGGTTCCGGAGCTGGAGATCGCGCTGCAGAAGGTTCACGAGCTCCGAG agGATCCTCCTGAAGCTCCCGGCTCTGTGAGCGCTGAAGAGGCGTTAAAgtacctcctcttcctcgttaATGTCAACGATCTGTACGAGCACTCCCTTGGAACGTATGACTTCGACCTCGTCCTCATGGTGGCTGAAAAATCCCAGAAG GACCCCAAAGAGTACCTTCCTTTCTTAAACATGCTGAAGAGCCTGGAGCCGAACTACCAACGCTACACCATCGACAAACACCTGAAACGCTACAGGAAGGCCTTGGTCCACCTCACCAAGTGCG GAGAGGAGCATTTCCCTGAAGTGCTGTCTCTGGTGAAGGAGCAGAAACTCTACAGCGAAGCTCTGAGGTTGTACGCCGCAGACAGTCCTCAGTTCAAG TTTCTGAGCTGTGGATACGCCGAACACCTGATGGAGCAGCAACAGGCAGAGCAAGCCGGCTTGTTGCTATGGCGATGTGGCGAGCCTGTCAGAGCCCTGCAGGCGTTCACGATCAGCTCCAGCTGGAGGAACACCATCTGTGTGGCTCAGCAGATCCCGCTGCCGCCCGACCAGCTGGCTCTGCTGGCCAGAGACCTGGCag AGAAGCTGACTGAGCAGAGGCGGTACTcagaagctgctctgctgttGGATCAGTACGCCAAG GACTGCGAGGAGGCCATCTTGGCTCTGATCACGGGTGCAGTCTGGGAGGAGGCGCTCAGACTG ATTTACATGCACAACAGACAGGATATAACTGAGACCAACCTGAAACCGGCGCTGTTAGAAG CTGTAAACTCTCAGATGGGCTTTCTGGAGGCTCAGGTGGCGACGTTCGCTCGGCACAGGAACCGTTTGGCTGTGGTCCGGGAGCAGAAGGAAAAGGCCAGGCTGGACATGCTTG ATGAAGACGGTCCAGACTGTCCCGATGCTGAGCTTTACTCCGAGGCCAGCAGCATGATGACCGCTTCCAAATACTCCCAGAGTAACTCCCGCATCTCCTC GAGGTCGTCAAAGAACCGCCGgaaagcagagagaaagaagCTGAGCCTGAAGGAAGGAAGCCCGATGGAGGACAGAGCCCTGATGCACGCGCTCGGGGAAATCCTCACCACTGTGGACAAAATGAGAG AGGAGATCCACAGCCTCCTGAAGGCCCTGGTTCTGTTCCAGTTTGACAAACAGGCCGAGAAGCTGCAGCTGGCCTACGAGGAAACTCTGCAGGCGGTGGAGGCAGCTGTTCCCGAGGTGTGGCCCGAAGGCCCGCAGAGCCACCACGCTCCG GTCACCGGGCCGAACTCGACTGCAAACAGCATCATGGCTTcgttccagcagcagcagagacctGCAGCTTCACAGCAGG ACGCTGAGACTCCAGCAGCACCAAAGATGAGAAACGGTGTCAAGTGGAAGCTCAGTATTCTGAA ATCAGCTCGTGTTGTGACTCTGCTGCTCCACAGCAGAGGATCAAACAGCATTAATCCAGTGAACGTTTGCCTCTGA